The Branchiostoma lanceolatum isolate klBraLanc5 chromosome 10, klBraLanc5.hap2, whole genome shotgun sequence genome has a window encoding:
- the LOC136444054 gene encoding calmodulin-binding transcription activator 2-like isoform X2, translating to MAVNSESEGATEKDDKDGVAPRPTKLPDKLEALPKPSAFPRVRHRWNTNEEIAGFLLCFDIHQQWLSTTPKLRPQSGSMILYNRKKVKYRKDGYSWKKRKDGKTTREDHMKLKVQGVECLYGCYVHSSIVPTFHRRCYWLLQNPDIVLVHYLNVPTTEDSKPSVPPTIPLRIDSQEWTKDELLKQLKPMFAGVKVGSNNDVSETIEAVVEKLLDNKAPKPQPKTVTHACVCAKDGAGTKQKCGHTPHRIISPKVESTRSEMDSPAGMGGDTTPDLPAQPAPTVVNMIGKVPNGLAARNGAVVNLNGLGGPSGVHNGMFSSGIAVTGISTSGSIVSANLLCGVPVLPGYTTAAEDQMPTSVVTPLPTGMVSMVPQSSHNVAISTADGGSAMVFHHATVTQPNTVPMVLNGIAASAQGWSVKVENELPPVSAAAAANTHSPGMNHAINTRFLASQNSFDLPPSSMLTIYESNALAGQALVGHALPGQTLAEAAPVSRYSLNLDTIHGEGHAMTAPSTPSRAPRSFTGGGFSRKMALDAKGFVKRSKSLDEQVLQTSNHGNHHATPNGFVLEGAGVAQGGDRQLLFAQDMTSAIGGDAVGGLNSGSFGEGLNQGHPYPPPDYKTAVAMNAGTRDTMGSPTVVSSAGDGQLTSPLSETNEFGCRDILLSGNSVIPTGLTQANGHLSPPQNLTLNLSTLSSNQALDNLDLNTPTSDVDLSNFDAFDNIMLDTQLSDLLPELENTDSSDHGNDPTENGTYGRGERSARRSELVGITDFSPEWSYPEGGVKILVTGPWHSSTTAYSCVFDDISVPASLVQSGVLRCYCPAHETGLVTLQVAASGVPISKSVVFEYRTRSVLQSPGTQREWLSLDERQFKISILERLEQLENRLGTRRGAGQQDSSGQGSGQGTQHSLEDRLITVCSQLMTRTWIKPEAALPTCSARGMTLLHLAAALGYRRLAEKLMVWRSQSSSVVLEVEVDPLNVDHFNCTPLMWACAMGHTDTAYFLCQWNRAALTVPDSLGRLPASVARARGHPRIAEELELTQQEGHLHSFKTPSAHTSPFSPRGLSLPLGAGLRLSPLDPDHSPSSACSTLSSASPNSSNLSPNQDAARKSASRLSQEELHLLLQRSISQINPNVLNSSGNVLNPGTNVLNSSTNVLSSSSNFFNASTNLLDPSLVKMETEEAMHTDQPSLSESLRSRHLRHAQTTEAMQLSEEGYERDLDSAELPPSPQHDSILLLAERIVSALPPRFMDDPEMSDEDYSFLDHTYRDVRTPGSVDSPVDLDSPDDFLEDFAIDPHDPPPTREEWCEFLNASGRVTEELQSFTLTDQEQKKLYRAAAVIQNAFRQYKSRRQRRLREIEAAILIQNYYRRYAMFKKMNRAAILIQSRFRRYYEQKRFRQLYRAAVLIQSYFRSFREHERFRQYRRAAIIIQKRFRGHCQRKRRLQEIMQQYRQRLLEQSSPVGWITPLTECM from the exons aCCTCAGAGCGGGTCGATGATCCTCTACAACAGGAAGAAGGTGAAGTACAGAAAAGACGGCTACAGCTGGAAAAAACGCAAGGATGGCAAAACTACCAGAGAAGATCACATGAAGCTCAAAGTACAGGGTGTAGAG TGCCTGTATGGCTGCTATGTGCATTCCTCTATCGTGCCAACATTCCACAGAAGATGCTACTGGTTGTTGCAG aacccagacatagtgttggtaCACTACCTGAATGTGCCGACTACTGAGGACTCCAAACCCTCCGTTCCCCCCACCATTCCCCTCCGCATCGACTCACAAGAATGGACGAAAGACGAACTCCTCAAGCAGCTCAAGCCCATGT TTGCAGGAGTCAAGGTCGGAAGTAACAACGACGTG AGCGAGACGATTGAGGCTGTCGTGGAGAAGTTACTGGACAACAAGGCGCCCAAACCCCAGCCTAAGACAGTCACGCACGCCTGCGTCTGTGCTAAGGATGGGGCCGGGACCAAGCAGAAGTGCGGTCACACTCCCCACCGAATCATCTCGCCCAAGGTCGAGAGTACGCGTTCCGAGATGGACAGTCCTGCGGGCATGGGCGGCGACACGACCCCCGACCTCCCGGCCCAGCCCGCGCCAACCGTAGTGAATATGATCGGCAAAGTTCCCAATGGTCTCGCCGCGCGGAACGGCGCGGTCGTTAACCTGAACGGCCTGGGGGGTCCGAGCGGCGTGCACAACGGGATGTTTTCCAGCGGGATCGCGGTGACGGGGATTAGCACGAGTGGTTCGATAGTCAGCGCAAATCTCTTGTGTGGAGTTCCCGTGCTGCCCGGGTACACCACAGCGGCGGAGGACCAGATGCCGACGTCCGTcgtgacccccctccccaccggcATGGTGTCGATGGTTCCCCAGTCCTCGCACAACGTCGCCATTTCCACCGCCGATGGAG GTAGCGCCATGGTTTTCCACCACGCGACCGTCACCCAGCCGAACACCGTGCCCATGGTTCTGAACGGCATTGCGGCGTCAGCCCAGGGTTGGTCCGTAAAGGTCGAGAACGAACTTCCTCCCGTCAGTGCGGCGGCGGCGGCGAACACGCACAGCCCGGGCATGAACCACGCCATCAACACAAGATTCCTCGCTTCGCAGAACTCGTTCGACCTCCCGCCCTCATCCATGCTCACCATCTACGAGTCCAACGCGCTGGCGGGCCAGGCCCTAGTTGGCCACGCTCTCCCGGGCCAGACTCTGGCAGAGGCAGCCCCCGTGAGTCGCTACAGCTTGAACCTCGACACGATCCACGGCGAGGGCCACGCTATGACGGCACCATCCACCCCCAGTAGGGCCCCGCGTAGCTTCACTGGGGGGGGATTCAGCCGTAAGATGGCTCTCGACGCCAAGGGCTTCGTCAAGCGGAGCAAGAGCCTGGACGAACAGGTTCTGCAGACgagtaaccatggcaaccaccaTGCCACCCCAAACGGGTTCGTCCTGGAGGGGGCGGGCGTGGCACAAGGGGGGGACCGGCAGCTACTCTTTGCTCAGGACATGACAAGTGCAATAGGGGGGGACGCGGTGGGGGGGTTGAACAGTGGCAGTTTCGGAGAAGGGCTAAACCAGGGGCACCCCTACCCCCCGCCCGACTACAAGACAGCAGTCGCCATGAACGCTGGGACCCGCGACACCATGGGGTCTCCCACGGTAGTTTCCTCCGCAGGGGACGGTCAGCTGACCTCGCCCCTGAGTGAGACCAACGAGTTCGGTTGTCGCGACATCCTTCTCAGCGGGAACAGCGTGATTCCAACGGGCCTGACGCAGGCCAACGGACACCTCTCGCCGCCGCAGAACCTCACCCTTAACCTCAGCACGCTCTCCTCCAACCAGGCGCTAGACAACCTGGACCTGAACACCCCCACCTCCGACGTGGACTTGTCCAACTTCGACGCGTTCGACAACATCATGCTGGATACGCAGCTGTCGGATCTGCTGCCTGAGCTGGAGAACACGGATTCCAGCGACCATGGCAACGACCCGACGGAGAACGGCACGTACGGGCGCGGCGAGAGGTCGGCACGGAGAAGCGAGCTGGTCGGCATCACAGACTTCTCACCGGAGTGGTCCTACCCCGAG GGTGGAGTGAAGATCCTGGTGACGGGCCCATGGCACTCCAGCACGACTGCGTACAGCTGTGTGTTTGATGACATCAGTGTCCCAGCCAGCCTGGTGCAGAGTGGAGTCCTCAGATGCTACTGCCCAG CCCATGAGACAGGCCTGGTGACCCTTCAAGTCGCGGCGAGCGGAGTGCCCATCTCCAAGTCTGTCGTGTTTGAGTACCGGACGCGCAGCGTTCTACAGAGCCCCGGCACCCAGCGAGAGTGGCTCTCCCTTGATG AGCGTCAGTTTAAGATCTCCATCCTGGAGAGACTGGAGCAGCTAGAGAACAGGCTGGGTACCAGGAGGGGTGCTGGGCAGCAGGACAGCTCTGGACAG GGTTCTGGCCAGGGTACCCAGCACTCCCTGGAGGACCGTCTGATCACCGTGTGCTCCCAGCTGATGACGCGCACCTGGATCAAGCCGGAGGCTGCACTTCCCACCTGCTCCGCTAGGGGGATGACTCTGCTGCATCTGGCGGCAGCATTGGGCTACAGAAGACTCGCTGAGAAGCTCATGGTCTGGAG AAGCCAGAGTTCCAGTGTTGTCCTGGAGGTGGAGGTGGACCCACTTAATGTCGACCACTTCAACTGCACACCACTG ATGTGGGCCTGCGCCATGGGCCACACCGACACGGCATACTTCCTGTGCCAGTGGAACCGTGCCGCCCTGACCGTGCCAGACTCCCTGGGCCGCCTGCCCGCGTCCGTGGCCCGAGCCCGCGGCCACCCCCGCATCGCGGAGGAGCTGGAACTGACCCAGCAGGAAGGTCACCTTCACAGCTTCAAGACTCCGTCGGCCCACACCTCGCCCTTCTCCCCCAGGGGCCTGTCGCTGCCACTCGGCGCGGGACTCCGTTTGTCCCCGCTTGACCCCGATCACTCCCCGTCCTCCGCCTGCTCCACTCTCAGCTCCGCCTCCCCCAACTCCAGCAACCTCTCGCCCAACCAGGACGCAGCGCGCAAGAGCGCCTCCCGGCTCTCTCAGGAGGAACTGCACCTCCTTCTGCAGAGGTCCATCTCCCAGATCAACCCCAACGTCTTAAACTCTAGCGGCAACGTCTTAAACCCAGGCACCAACGTCTTAAACTCCAGCACCAATGTCTTAAGCTCCAGCTCCAACTTCTTCAACGCCAGCACCAACCTCTTAGACCCCAGCCTGGTTAAGATGGAGACAGAGGAAGCCATGCACACAGACCAGCCCAGCCTCTCAGAGAGCCTGCGGTCCAGACACCTGCGACATGCACAAACCACTG AGGCCATGCAGTTGAGTGAGGAAGGTTACGAGAGGGACCTTGACTCCGCGGAGCTACCGCCCTCCCCGCAGCACGACTCCATCCTACTTCTGGCCGAGCGCATCGTCTCGGCGCTCCCGCCACGCTTCATGGATGACCCGGAGATGTCTGACGAGGACTACTCCTTCCTGGACCACACCTACCGGGATGTGAGAACGCCAG GATCAGTGGACAGTCCTGTTGACCTGGACAGCCCTGACGACTTTCTGGAAGACTTTGCCATTGACCCCCACGACCCCCCGCCGACCCGGGAGGAGTGGTGCGAGTTCCTGAACGCCTCCGGGCGGGTCACAGAGGAACTGCAGAGCTTCACGCTCACAG ACCAGGAACAGAAGAAGCTGTACCGAGCAGCGGCCGTCATACAGAACGCCTTCCGCCAGTACAAg AGTCGCCGGCAGCGGCGGCTGCGTGAGATTGAGGCTGCAATTCTGATCCAGAACTACTATAGACGG TATGCCATGTTCAAGAAGATGAATAGGGCGGCCATCCTGATCCAGAGCCGCTTCCGACGCTACTACGAGCAGAAGAGGTTCCGCCAGCTTTACCGCGCCGCTGTACTCATCCAGAGCTACTTCCGATCCTTTCGCGAACACGAGAGATTCCGGCAGTACCGGCGCGCCGCCATCATTATACAGAAACGGTTCag AGGTCACTGCCAACGGAAGAGGCGTCTTCAGGAGATCATGCAGCAGTACAGACAGAG ACTGCTGGAGCAGAGCTCCCCGGTTGGCTGGATTACGCCCCTTACTGAGTGCATGTGA
- the LOC136444054 gene encoding calmodulin-binding transcription activator 2-like isoform X4 codes for MAVNSESEGATEKDDKDGVAPRPTKLPDKLEALPKPSAFPRVRHRWNTNEEIAGFLLCFDIHQQWLSTTPKLRPQSGSMILYNRKKVKYRKDGYSWKKRKDGKTTREDHMKLKVQGVECLYGCYVHSSIVPTFHRRCYWLLQNPDIVLVHYLNVPTTEDSKPSVPPTIPLRIDSQEWTKDELLKQLKPMFAGVKVGSNNDVSETIEAVVEKLLDNKAPKPQPKTVTHACVCAKDGAGTKQKCGHTPHRIISPKVESTRSEMDSPAGMGGDTTPDLPAQPAPTVVNMIGKVPNGLAARNGAVVNLNGLGGPSGVHNGMFSSGIAVTGISTSGSIVSANLLCGVPVLPGYTTAAEDQMPTSVVTPLPTGMVSMVPQSSHNVAISTADGGSAMVFHHATVTQPNTVPMVLNGIAASAQGWSVKVENELPPVSAAAAANTHSPGMNHAINTRFLASQNSFDLPPSSMLTIYESNALAGQALVGHALPGQTLAEAAPVSRYSLNLDTIHGEGHAMTAPSTPSRAPRSFTGGGFSRKMALDAKGFVKRSKSLDEQVLQTSNHGNHHATPNGFVLEGAGVAQGGDRQLLFAQDMTSAIGGDAVGGLNSGSFGEGLNQGHPYPPPDYKTAVAMNAGTRDTMGSPTVVSSAGDGQLTSPLSETNEFGCRDILLSGNSVIPTGLTQANGHLSPPQNLTLNLSTLSSNQALDNLDLNTPTSDVDLSNFDAFDNIMLDTQLSDLLPELENTDSSDHGNDPTENGTYGRGERSARRSELVGITDFSPEWSYPEGGVKILVTGPWHSSTTAYSCVFDDISVPASLVQSGVLRCYCPAHETGLVTLQVAASGVPISKSVVFEYRTRSVLQSPGTQREWLSLDERQFKISILERLEQLENRLGTRRGAGQQDSSGQGSGQGTQHSLEDRLITVCSQLMTRTWIKPEAALPTCSARGMTLLHLAAALGYRRLAEKLMVWRSQSSSVVLEVEVDPLNVDHFNCTPLMWACAMGHTDTAYFLCQWNRAALTVPDSLGRLPASVARARGHPRIAEELELTQQEGHLHSFKTPSAHTSPFSPRGLSLPLGAGLRLSPLDPDHSPSSACSTLSSASPNSSNLSPNQDAARKSASRLSQEELHLLLQRSISQINPNVLNSSGNVLNPGTNVLNSSTNVLSSSSNFFNASTNLLDPSLVKMETEEAMHTDQPSLSESLRSRHLRHAQTTEAMQLSEEGYERDLDSAELPPSPQHDSILLLAERIVSALPPRFMDDPEMSDEDYSFLDHTYRDVRTPGSVDSPVDLDSPDDFLEDFAIDPHDPPPTREEWCEFLNASGRVTEELQSFTLTDQEQKKLYRAAAVIQNAFRQYKSRRQRRLREIEAAILIQNYYRRYAMFKKMNRAAILIQSRFRRYYEQKRFRQLYRAAVLIQSYFRSFREHERFRQYRRAAIIIQKRFRGHCQRKRRLQEIMQQYRQSAGEKCPA; via the exons aCCTCAGAGCGGGTCGATGATCCTCTACAACAGGAAGAAGGTGAAGTACAGAAAAGACGGCTACAGCTGGAAAAAACGCAAGGATGGCAAAACTACCAGAGAAGATCACATGAAGCTCAAAGTACAGGGTGTAGAG TGCCTGTATGGCTGCTATGTGCATTCCTCTATCGTGCCAACATTCCACAGAAGATGCTACTGGTTGTTGCAG aacccagacatagtgttggtaCACTACCTGAATGTGCCGACTACTGAGGACTCCAAACCCTCCGTTCCCCCCACCATTCCCCTCCGCATCGACTCACAAGAATGGACGAAAGACGAACTCCTCAAGCAGCTCAAGCCCATGT TTGCAGGAGTCAAGGTCGGAAGTAACAACGACGTG AGCGAGACGATTGAGGCTGTCGTGGAGAAGTTACTGGACAACAAGGCGCCCAAACCCCAGCCTAAGACAGTCACGCACGCCTGCGTCTGTGCTAAGGATGGGGCCGGGACCAAGCAGAAGTGCGGTCACACTCCCCACCGAATCATCTCGCCCAAGGTCGAGAGTACGCGTTCCGAGATGGACAGTCCTGCGGGCATGGGCGGCGACACGACCCCCGACCTCCCGGCCCAGCCCGCGCCAACCGTAGTGAATATGATCGGCAAAGTTCCCAATGGTCTCGCCGCGCGGAACGGCGCGGTCGTTAACCTGAACGGCCTGGGGGGTCCGAGCGGCGTGCACAACGGGATGTTTTCCAGCGGGATCGCGGTGACGGGGATTAGCACGAGTGGTTCGATAGTCAGCGCAAATCTCTTGTGTGGAGTTCCCGTGCTGCCCGGGTACACCACAGCGGCGGAGGACCAGATGCCGACGTCCGTcgtgacccccctccccaccggcATGGTGTCGATGGTTCCCCAGTCCTCGCACAACGTCGCCATTTCCACCGCCGATGGAG GTAGCGCCATGGTTTTCCACCACGCGACCGTCACCCAGCCGAACACCGTGCCCATGGTTCTGAACGGCATTGCGGCGTCAGCCCAGGGTTGGTCCGTAAAGGTCGAGAACGAACTTCCTCCCGTCAGTGCGGCGGCGGCGGCGAACACGCACAGCCCGGGCATGAACCACGCCATCAACACAAGATTCCTCGCTTCGCAGAACTCGTTCGACCTCCCGCCCTCATCCATGCTCACCATCTACGAGTCCAACGCGCTGGCGGGCCAGGCCCTAGTTGGCCACGCTCTCCCGGGCCAGACTCTGGCAGAGGCAGCCCCCGTGAGTCGCTACAGCTTGAACCTCGACACGATCCACGGCGAGGGCCACGCTATGACGGCACCATCCACCCCCAGTAGGGCCCCGCGTAGCTTCACTGGGGGGGGATTCAGCCGTAAGATGGCTCTCGACGCCAAGGGCTTCGTCAAGCGGAGCAAGAGCCTGGACGAACAGGTTCTGCAGACgagtaaccatggcaaccaccaTGCCACCCCAAACGGGTTCGTCCTGGAGGGGGCGGGCGTGGCACAAGGGGGGGACCGGCAGCTACTCTTTGCTCAGGACATGACAAGTGCAATAGGGGGGGACGCGGTGGGGGGGTTGAACAGTGGCAGTTTCGGAGAAGGGCTAAACCAGGGGCACCCCTACCCCCCGCCCGACTACAAGACAGCAGTCGCCATGAACGCTGGGACCCGCGACACCATGGGGTCTCCCACGGTAGTTTCCTCCGCAGGGGACGGTCAGCTGACCTCGCCCCTGAGTGAGACCAACGAGTTCGGTTGTCGCGACATCCTTCTCAGCGGGAACAGCGTGATTCCAACGGGCCTGACGCAGGCCAACGGACACCTCTCGCCGCCGCAGAACCTCACCCTTAACCTCAGCACGCTCTCCTCCAACCAGGCGCTAGACAACCTGGACCTGAACACCCCCACCTCCGACGTGGACTTGTCCAACTTCGACGCGTTCGACAACATCATGCTGGATACGCAGCTGTCGGATCTGCTGCCTGAGCTGGAGAACACGGATTCCAGCGACCATGGCAACGACCCGACGGAGAACGGCACGTACGGGCGCGGCGAGAGGTCGGCACGGAGAAGCGAGCTGGTCGGCATCACAGACTTCTCACCGGAGTGGTCCTACCCCGAG GGTGGAGTGAAGATCCTGGTGACGGGCCCATGGCACTCCAGCACGACTGCGTACAGCTGTGTGTTTGATGACATCAGTGTCCCAGCCAGCCTGGTGCAGAGTGGAGTCCTCAGATGCTACTGCCCAG CCCATGAGACAGGCCTGGTGACCCTTCAAGTCGCGGCGAGCGGAGTGCCCATCTCCAAGTCTGTCGTGTTTGAGTACCGGACGCGCAGCGTTCTACAGAGCCCCGGCACCCAGCGAGAGTGGCTCTCCCTTGATG AGCGTCAGTTTAAGATCTCCATCCTGGAGAGACTGGAGCAGCTAGAGAACAGGCTGGGTACCAGGAGGGGTGCTGGGCAGCAGGACAGCTCTGGACAG GGTTCTGGCCAGGGTACCCAGCACTCCCTGGAGGACCGTCTGATCACCGTGTGCTCCCAGCTGATGACGCGCACCTGGATCAAGCCGGAGGCTGCACTTCCCACCTGCTCCGCTAGGGGGATGACTCTGCTGCATCTGGCGGCAGCATTGGGCTACAGAAGACTCGCTGAGAAGCTCATGGTCTGGAG AAGCCAGAGTTCCAGTGTTGTCCTGGAGGTGGAGGTGGACCCACTTAATGTCGACCACTTCAACTGCACACCACTG ATGTGGGCCTGCGCCATGGGCCACACCGACACGGCATACTTCCTGTGCCAGTGGAACCGTGCCGCCCTGACCGTGCCAGACTCCCTGGGCCGCCTGCCCGCGTCCGTGGCCCGAGCCCGCGGCCACCCCCGCATCGCGGAGGAGCTGGAACTGACCCAGCAGGAAGGTCACCTTCACAGCTTCAAGACTCCGTCGGCCCACACCTCGCCCTTCTCCCCCAGGGGCCTGTCGCTGCCACTCGGCGCGGGACTCCGTTTGTCCCCGCTTGACCCCGATCACTCCCCGTCCTCCGCCTGCTCCACTCTCAGCTCCGCCTCCCCCAACTCCAGCAACCTCTCGCCCAACCAGGACGCAGCGCGCAAGAGCGCCTCCCGGCTCTCTCAGGAGGAACTGCACCTCCTTCTGCAGAGGTCCATCTCCCAGATCAACCCCAACGTCTTAAACTCTAGCGGCAACGTCTTAAACCCAGGCACCAACGTCTTAAACTCCAGCACCAATGTCTTAAGCTCCAGCTCCAACTTCTTCAACGCCAGCACCAACCTCTTAGACCCCAGCCTGGTTAAGATGGAGACAGAGGAAGCCATGCACACAGACCAGCCCAGCCTCTCAGAGAGCCTGCGGTCCAGACACCTGCGACATGCACAAACCACTG AGGCCATGCAGTTGAGTGAGGAAGGTTACGAGAGGGACCTTGACTCCGCGGAGCTACCGCCCTCCCCGCAGCACGACTCCATCCTACTTCTGGCCGAGCGCATCGTCTCGGCGCTCCCGCCACGCTTCATGGATGACCCGGAGATGTCTGACGAGGACTACTCCTTCCTGGACCACACCTACCGGGATGTGAGAACGCCAG GATCAGTGGACAGTCCTGTTGACCTGGACAGCCCTGACGACTTTCTGGAAGACTTTGCCATTGACCCCCACGACCCCCCGCCGACCCGGGAGGAGTGGTGCGAGTTCCTGAACGCCTCCGGGCGGGTCACAGAGGAACTGCAGAGCTTCACGCTCACAG ACCAGGAACAGAAGAAGCTGTACCGAGCAGCGGCCGTCATACAGAACGCCTTCCGCCAGTACAAg AGTCGCCGGCAGCGGCGGCTGCGTGAGATTGAGGCTGCAATTCTGATCCAGAACTACTATAGACGG TATGCCATGTTCAAGAAGATGAATAGGGCGGCCATCCTGATCCAGAGCCGCTTCCGACGCTACTACGAGCAGAAGAGGTTCCGCCAGCTTTACCGCGCCGCTGTACTCATCCAGAGCTACTTCCGATCCTTTCGCGAACACGAGAGATTCCGGCAGTACCGGCGCGCCGCCATCATTATACAGAAACGGTTCag AGGTCACTGCCAACGGAAGAGGCGTCTTCAGGAGATCATGCAGCAGTACAGACAGAG TGCTGGCGAGAAATGCCCAGCATAA